Within Cellulophaga sp. L1A9, the genomic segment AACCAGAGGTTTCTGTTTTTAAAAATTTTGGTACGGCTATGATTAAGCACGACGATATTGAATTAGAATTTGTTGGTGCGCGTAAAGAAAGCTACCATGAAGATAGCCGAAAGCCTGTAGTAGAAGATGGCTCATTAGAAGATGATCAAAAGAGAAGAGATTTTACCATTAATGCCCTAGCAATTTCTTTGAATGAAACAAATTATGGTACGCTATTAGATCCATTTAATGGCATTCAAGATTTAGCAGATAAAATTATCAAAACACCATTAGCTCCAGGAATTACCTATTCTGATGATCCATTAAGAATGATGCGTGCTATCCGTTTTGCTACCCAATTAGATTTTAAAATTGAAGAGGCTTCTTTAAACGCTATCACAGAAAACAAAGACCGCATAAAAATTATTTCAAAAGAACGGATTGTAGATGAGCTACATAAAATTCTAGCGAGTAAAACTCCCTCTTTAGGCTTTTCATTATTACATAAAACACAATTATTAGGCTATATACTTCCAGAACTTACTGCCTTACAAGGTATTGAAGAGATAGAAGGACAACGCCACAAGGATAATTTTTGGCATACTTTAGAAGTGGTCGATAATATAGCCAAAAACACAGATAATGTATGGCTGCGTTGGGCTGCCCTACTCCATGATATTGGAAAAGCTCCTACAAAACGTTTTGATAAAAAAATAGGCTGGACCTTCCATAGCCATGAATTTATAGGCTCTAAGATGGTCTATAAGTTATTTAAAAGGTTACGCATGCCTTTGAATGATAAAATGAAATTTGTTCAAAAAATGGTTTTATTGAGTTCTAGACCTATTATCTTATCGGAAGATTTTGCAACAGATTCTGCCGTACGTCGGTTAATTTTTGATGCCGGAGAGAATATAGAGGATTTAATGACCCTATGCGAAGCAGATATCACTACCAAAAATCCCAAAAAACAAAAACGCTACCAAAACAACTTCAAACTGGTAAGACAAAAAATTGTTGAAGTAGAAGAACGTGATCATGTAAGAAATTTTCAGCCCCCAATTAGTGGCGAAGAAATAATGGAGACGTTTAACTTAAAACCATCTAAAGAAATTGGGATTATAAAAGAGGCAATTAAAGAAGCAATTCTTGAGGGCGAAATTCTAAATGAATATGATGCAGCTTATCAATTTATGCTTAAAAAAGGTAGTGAAATTGGACTTTCATCGACCAAATAACAAGCTCTTAACTACCTTTAAGGTTGTCATTTGTTGTCATATGGCAACAATTTAAATACCGTTCACCTACACTTGACTATTATCAGTCAATATAAATTGCTTTAACAGTTTCTTCTCAGTTATATTTGGAACTTAGATTATCCACGGAGTAAACTAAACGCAATTTACACGATACAAAAAAGTAATAACACCACGATTCTTTTAAAATAGTTTCTTTATACTAAGTAAATATCTGATGCTCAACATCAGAAAATAAACAGGATTTAGTTGAAGTCGTTCATAGATTTCAGCTTTATCCTTTTTTTATGTGAAATTCATTCTCTAGGAATATTTCCTACATAAAAAAACTAAATCTCCAAAGATTAATTTACCACTTGTCGACACTTATCGGTCATTTGACCACACAAAATTTTACATAACACAACAATTTTTAAAATTTCCTTCATAATTAGTCTTACTTTATAAATAATTAACACATAAATATTATATCATAAATAAGATTTAATATACTAATAAGTAAGTTTTACCCTATTAAATTGTATTTTAACATTAGAAACAGACATTTAATCGATTATATAGATTTAACAATAAACTAAAAACTGAATCCAAATTGGATTTATTTTCTTGTTAATAAAACCTTAAAATCAACTACTGTCCTTTTCGAAAGAATGACCACAAACCACAATTCCTGCTATGAAAAATAATCTATCTACTATAAGATCTTATTATTTAAGTCTTGCTTTTCTGATTTTCACAATGGCTAGTTCTTATGCACAGCTAAGTGACTTGCATTACATGCCACCGCTAGCTGAGACAAATGCTAATTATATTGTAGATCAATACGTATATCTTTCTACTCCAGAAACCATACCTTTTGATGTTAATATTTACGTAGGAACCTCGGTAACTCCGCTAGCAACAGTTTCTGTGTCCAACACTATTCCTTACACGTATATCCTACCCTCTAGAGAGAATGGAATAACATTATTACCTAATGCTGAAGTTGGTCTTGTTAGTAGTACCGCTGGTTTACGTTTAGAGGCCCCAGGTGGACAAAAATTTTATGCAAATTATAGAGGAAATAGTAATTCTCAAGGTGTTTCTTTAACCTCTAAGGGTCGTGCAGCATTAGGTACGCATTTTAAATGGGGTGGAATTCCTTTTTTACATGATCGAAATATTTTTAATGCGGCCTTAGGAATTATGGCTACGGAAGATAATACAACAGTTACAGTTTCAGATTATGATCCTGATTGTGTTTTTAGATTAGGAAATAATGGTACAGGCTTAACCGATGACACGATTACTATTACTTTAAATAAAGGAGAATCTTATGTATTGGAAGTTGAAGGAAATAATGGCGACGCCAACAGGTACGGATGGTTAGGTGCAGATATTAGTTCAGACAAAGATATCGCAATTAGTGTTGGTCATATTTTACTTGGTGTTCTTCCTAACGTTAATATACAAGATGGAGGAACAGATCAACCTGTTCCTATAGATATCATTGGTCGTGAATATGTTTTTATTAGAGGTGGTGGTACAGATGCCTTAGAATTTCCAATTATAATTGGAACCGCTAGTGGTACTGATATTTTTATTAACGGCGCAACCACTCCTATTGCTACAATAAATGACGGAGAATATTTTTTAGTTCCTGGATCAAATTATTCAGGCAGTACCGCTGGTAATAATATGACCGTTACTACATCAAAAAATGTGTATGCCTATCAATGTTTGGCCGGTAGTAATTCAGGAGCAACCATAGGAATGAATTTTATTGCTCCTGTTAATTGTCTACTTCCCGACAATGTAAATAATATAAGCACAATTGAAGATTTAGCAGGAAAAACAATATCTGGGGGATTAACTATCCTAGCTTCCAATAGCACTCCTGATGCCAATATAGTAGTGACCTCTAATGGTGTTCCTGTGACCCTCCCCGCTCCTATACCTGCCACAGGCTTACCTTGGAAAAGTTTTTATATTCCTAATTTAACGGGTAATATCTATGTCCAATCTTCAGGAGCCATTGCTGTTGGAGTTGTTGGTTTTAGTGGAGCACTAGGAACTGGGGGATATTTTTCTGGTTTTGATACTATACCCGTAGTAGATTACTCTATTTCAGGTTCTGGTTGTCTAGGAACCACTATTACACTTACAGAAATTTTTGATACTTATCAATGGTTTAATGATGGAGTTGCTATACCTGGAGCAACAAGTGGAAGCTATACTCCTACCGAAATTGGCGAACATTACGTAAATGTTTCTAAAAGTGGTTGTGATTACAATTCAAATGTGATTCAAGTATTCTATTGTGATCCTGATATTTATATTAATAAAACTTCAGACAAAACCACAATCTCAGAAGGAGAAACAGTAACCTTTACGATAACTGTAGAAAGCTTAGGTTTAGATGATTTAACCAATTTGGTAATCACGGATGCCTTACCAACTGGTTTGACGCTTTCAAGTGCTACTCCAAGTAAAGGAACTTGGACTGCTCCAAATTGGAATGTAGGCACCATGGTTAAAGGAGAAAAGCAATCATTAATTATTGTTGCTACGGCAGATGATATAAATGAAGCGATTGCCTCTAGAAGTATAACAAATACAATTTCGAATGCACAAGATCAAACAGATTCTGATTCATCTGTAGATGATTCAACAGAAGTAATCACGATAGAAAACTTAGATGATGATAATGATGGCGTACCCGATACTTCAGATATCTGTGAAGGTTTTGATGATGGTATTGATACCGATTTAGATGGCATTCCAGATGGGTGCGATAGTGATGATGATAATGATGGAATTTTAGATATAGATGAATTTAATAAAGACTGTGGTTTAGTTCCCACAAATGATATTCATTTTACAGATTCATCCAATAATTTAATAACGTTAAATAGTAATGATGGTGATTTAGTAGCCTACATAAAGGATTTTGATAACGATATCACCGCGGTTGCTACTACAACGATTGGCTCAGGGACCTTCCCGGCCGGAAATCCAAATTATACAGACGGTAGTGTGCAAGTAGACATGCAAACACGAAACTCAAATGCCAATATTACCGGTACTACAACAGAAATTGTATTTTCTGAACTTATATTATCCACAGAATTTAACGTAAGAAGTTTAGCAAGAAATGCTTCTGGTAGTTATGATGAAAGTCAAAATATCAAATTTTATAATAATAGTGTTCAAATAGAATTCCCAGCAGACATTTATGCCACTAGCGGTACCATTGGTACAGGAGCATCGTACGATCCAGTTTCTGGAGAAGCAGTAGCGGCTATAATTGGAGGTACAGCGCAAGAAGCTAACTTCAGATTTAATATAGATAAAGGAATTAATAGAATTGTTATAACACAAGCTGCCACCGCTAATGCAGATAATATTGGTTGGAGAGTGAATACTTTATGTTCGCTGTATACAGATACTGATAATGATGGCATTTATGATCATTTAGATTCCGACAGTGATAATGACGGTTGTCCTGATGCTTTAGAAGGCGATGCAAGTTATAATTATAGTGATTTAGATGGTAGTCTTAGACTAACGGCAACAATAGATGCTGCCGGTATTCCTGGAGGAACTTCTCAAGGTGCAGGAACTGCTACAGATAATTTACAACAAGCAGATGAATGCTCAGAATGTGATTCTAATCACCCTTTATTTCAAGATATAGATGGTGATACAATAGGGGATGCCTGTGACGATGATGACGATAATGATGGGATAGCAGATGCTTTAGAATGTACCCCTGCAAATGGTGTAATCTTAACCGGAGATGATTCATTGTTACTTACAGGAGAATATGACAATGGCGATGGCGTTAATCAACAGTTTACAATTACGTCTACAGAATATAATATTTTAGACAAAACAGGTCCAGCGGATAACGGTTTGCAAGTACGATGGAATCAAGGTACGGACCCCACGGTTGAAATGATTCTTAGCGTGGAACAACCTATGAATGCACTACAACAAGCAATTCGTGTTTCTTCGTATGAGATGAACAGCGACGTTGGTGCCATACAAAATGCAGATAAAACAATAACAATTACTTGGCCAGGAGGCGGTACAGCTGTACTTTCCGATCCCTTGGGGGAAACCGACTTAGGGAATGGAGCGGTAATAACTTCAGGAACTCCTTTTCAAGTTGCTCCTGATGCTGCCGGACTTTCAAGAACTGTAACAGATTCACGATGGTCTTTATTAATAGATACAAGTACGGGAATAACCTTTCCTATGGATATCGGTTATTATGCAGACGGCAACATAAATAGTAGTGCTAACCATGTAAACGAAGGTTTTGCCTTTAGATCAGTTTTAGCATGTGATGTTGATAATGATGGTGTTCCTAATATACTTGACCTTGATAGTGATAATGACGGAATTTATGACGTAGTAGAATCAGGAGGTACAGATGCAGATACTAATGGTATTGCAGATGGTAGCATTAGTACTGCAGGTATTCCTAGCAGTGCAGGCACAGGAACCGTACCAACGGAAACAACAACAGGAACTCCTGATTATTTAAATCTAGATAGCGATGCCGATGGTTGTTCAGACGCTAATGAAGCCTATACTGATAGCACCGCAGATAATGGTGATGGAGCAGAATATAATGATGCAGATTCGGCTATAGTAACGGATGGTTCTGGAACCATATTAGCGAACGGATTGGTGGCATCTGCTACGTACACTACTGGAGCTGTAAGCGCGGTCACCACCGAAGATTTAGATTTGGATGGCGATGGTTTAGTGGGTATCTGTGATCTTGATACTGACGGTGATGGCGATCCGGATACTACAGATACAGATCCTTTAGACCCTTGTGTATACAGTACCAATCAAGTTGCAGCAAATGCAGAAGCAAGTTGGAATGCCTTAGATTGTGATGGTGATGGCGAAACAAATGGTTTTGAAGTAACCAATAATACAAACCCTTCCGATCCTTGTGAAGTTACTGTGCCTACGGTACGCACTTCAACAGATGAAAATTATGCCGTTTGGGCAGCTGAAGATTGTGATGGTGATAACCTTGATAATGGTACAGAAGCTACCAATGGTACTGACCCATTTAATACAGATACCGATGGGGATGGAGTACAAGACGATATAGATACAGATGCCTTAAATCCTTGTGATCCAGTGCAAGCTCCAGGATATATAGGGTATGATGTTACCAATACTATTTGGGCAGCAGCAGATTGTGATGGCGACGGAGTTACTAATGGAACAGAAGTGACCAATGGAACGGACCCATATAGCACCGATACAGATGGTGATGGTGTACCAGATAATACAGATACAAACGCATTAGATCCTTGTGATCCAGTACAAGCCGCAGGATATGCAGGTTACGATGCCACTAATGCTATTTGGATAGCAGCAGATTGTGATGGGGATAATGTTCTTAATGGTACCGAGGTAACGAATAATACAGACCCATACAATACGGATACCGATGGTGATGGTGTTCAAGATGATATAGATACGAATCCATTGGATCCTTGTGATCCAGTACAAGCTCCAGGTTATGCAGGTTATGATGCGACCAATGCTATTTGGGCAGCGGCAGATTGTGATGGGGATGGCGTGACCAATGATACAGAAGTTACTAACAATACGGATCCTTACAGTACAGATACCGATGGTGATGGTGTGCCAGACAATACAGATACCAATGCTTTAGACCCTTGTGATCCAGTACAAGTCGCAGGATATGCAAGTTACGATGCTACAAATACTATATGGGCAGCAGCAGATTGTGATGGCGATAATGTTACTAATGGTACAGAGGCTACTAATAATACAGACCCATACAATACGGATACGGATGGTGATGGTGTTCAAGATGATATAGATACGAATCCATTGGATCCTTGTGATCCAGTGCAAGCTCCAGGATATGCAGGTTATGATGCTACCAATGCTATTTGGGCAGCGGCAGATTGTGATGGTGACGGTGTTACAAATGATACAGAAGTTATCAATAATACAGATCCTTATAGCAACGATACAGATGGCGATGGTGTACCAGACGATACAGATACAAACGCATTAGATCCTTGTGATCCTGTACAAGCTGCAGGCTACACAGGTTACGATGCTACTAACCCTATTTGGGCAGCGGCAGATTGCGATGGTGATAATGTTACTAATGGTACAGAGGCTACTAATAATACAGATCCATACAATACGGATACCGATGGTGATGGTGTGCCAGACGATATAGACACGAATGCATTAGATCCTTGTGATCCAATACAAGCTCCAGGATATGCAGGTTATGATGCTACCAATGCTATTTGGGCAGCAGCAGATTGTGATGGCGACGGTGTTACGAATGGTACAGAAGTTACCAATAATACAGATCCTTATAGCAATGATACCGATGGTGATGGTGTGCCAGACAATACAGATACAGACGCATTAAACCCATGTGATCCGGTGCAAGCTCCAGGATATACAGGCTATGATGCTACAAACGCTATGTGGGCAGCAGCAGATTGCGATGGCGACGGCATTATAAATGGTACTGAAGTTACTAACGGTACAGATCCATACAATTCAGATACGGATGGTGATGGTATTGATGACGGTCAAGAAGCGTCAGATAATACAAATCCTTTAAATGATTGTGAATCTATTGGAGGAAATCCTTTACCAACAAGTGATTGTGATGGCGATGGTGTGCAAAATTCTTTAGACGCCTGCGAAGGGTTTGATGATGCTATAAATGCAGATGGTGATGCACTTCCAGATGCTTGTGATGAAGATGATGATAATGATGGTATTCCAGATACTGTTGAAGGTACTGGTGATTTTGATGGTGACGGTGTTCCAGATAGTTTAGATCTTGATAGTGATAATGATGGTATTCCAGATCTTGTTGAAACTGGTAATGGTGCCTTAGATACAAATGGCAACGGGTATATAGATAGTTCAGAAAGTGGCGTGGGTATAAATGGTATCCCTGATACCACAGAAGATGGAGGTATAGATGGCGCTGGTGTTTCAACGGTTCCTGTAAATTCTGACGGTACCGCTGGTCCAGATTATTTAGATATCGATTCTGATAATGATGGGATACAAGATTTAGTAGAAGCACAAACAGATGCAGGTTTAGTACAACTATCGGGCAACGATGCTGATAATGATGGGATTGATGATGCTTTCGATGTCGATTTTGATCTTAATAATAGCCTTACCACTTCACCAGAAGATACAGATAGTGACGGTCGACCAGACTACTTAGATTTAGATAGTGATAATGACGGAATCATAGATAATATAGAATGGCAATCCACATCAGGGCATCTTTTTCCATCCGCAGATTCTGATGGGAACGGTCTAGCCGATAATTATGAGGTTGCTCCTGCCGGTTCAGGAGAATCTATAAATGCTCCAACAAATACGGATGGTACAGATAGTCCTGATTTTAGAGATACGGATTCTGACAATGATGGATTAGATGACACCATAGAGGTGTATGATTATAATGATGATCTGGCAGCAGATGTTACGCCTTCGGGAACAGATGCTGATAACGATGGTTTAGATGATGCCTTTGACTTAAGTATTGTAGCTCCTAACGGACTAGAAGATCCAAACGGCGCAACAAATAATAATCAAGATGTTACTACGTTCTTAAACACCCAAGATCCTTTTACGAGTGAGGTAGATTTCAGGGATAATATTGTTCACTTAAATCCTATTGACACCGATGGTGACAATGTAGATAACAGTATTGATATCGATAATGATAATGATGGAATCTTAGATTATGTTGAATCTTTAGGCTTCCAACCTACAGATACACAAGGAGATGCATGCGGAATACCTGCTGGATCATTTATAGGCGGTACGTATATACCTGCTACCGGTTCTGGTGCAGGTACTCTAAATGCTGAGTATAGATTTTCTACAGTAGTTACTTCATCTTTAGGTGTTTTAGATGCTATTGTACAAATAACAGCTATTGACAATGCGACCTTAACATCAATAGATGCTTTTCCTGTTGGTAGTAGCAATGATGCTTGGCAACCTACTTTTAATGTAGGAGATGTATCAAGTATTGCAGGTGAAGAAGGTAGTATCTCCTTTAATATTCGTTTGGTAGCATCAGGTACAGATTTTCAAGTGAACCTTATTAGATTCGGTGGGGTCATTTATGATATTGATGGCGCAAATACGAAAGAAAGTGTTACACTTACTCGACCAGGTTTATATGCTGTAGATAGTAATTCATTACTTACCGTATCAGAAAATCAAGCTACGGGTACGGCAACTTTTGAAGGTCCAGATGAAACATGGCCAGGAGTTGATTTCGGACCGAAGTTGGCTGCGTATTTTAACTACTATGAAACTACAAACCTTAATTTAACTTTTACTGGTGAATTACAAACAGGTTTTGCTACACAAGATTATTTAGGATCTATTTTGTTTCAAACTTGTGATATAAATGGATTGTTTACACCTACGAATACCACTACGGCAAATAGTCTTGATGGTACTGCATCTGGCGGTGGTTCGTCACCAAAGTATACTATTTATCAAGGTATAGATAGTGATAATGATGGTATTGAAGATCATTTAGATATTGATTCTGATAATGATGGTATTCCAGATAATGTAGAAGCACAACTTACCACATCGTATACGCCTAGAGGAATAGATGATACGGATGGAGACGGATTAGGAGATGCTTATGAAGGAACTGGTAATGAAGGCATAATGGTTATTGATACAGATCTAGATGGTATTCCTGATTATTTAGATTTAGATTCAGATAATGATACACTAACAGACAGAAGAGAAGCTGGTTTTGTTGCAGCTACAAACAATCTAGATTCTGATGGTGATGGTTTACTAAATGGATATGATGATGTTGATACTCCAGGAACCCTTTTTGATACGAACGATGATCAAGATAATGGAGCTATAGATCTACCAAATATTGCAAAAACTACGACTCCGGAAGTAGATTATCGTGAAGTTGGGATTGATGATAATGACTTAGACGGCATAGCCGATTCAATTGATCTTGATGATGATAATGATGGTATTTTAGACACCTTGGAAACATCGGGTACTGATCCAAGTGCGGATGATGATGCTGATGGAATTTTAAATTACCAAGATCTAGATTTAGGTCCTGATGCTAATGGCGATACTATTGTAGATAGTTTTGACACGGACGGCGATGGCGTTCCTAATCACTTTGATTTAGATGCTGATAATGATGGTATTTATGATGCGGTGGAATCTGGAAGCGGAAAAGCTTTTACAACCGGGGTTCTAAACGGTGCCGTGGGTACAGATGGTATTGTAAATACGGTACAAGCAAGCGGACAACAAAACAGTGGTACTGTAAATTATACCGTATTTGATTCTGAAACTACCCCTGATGGTATTGCCGATTTCCTTGAATTAGATGCCGATGGAGATGGCTGTAATGATGTTATAGAAGCAGGATATACAGATGACAATGCTGATGGATTTTTGGGTGATGCCCCTACCCTAGTAG encodes:
- a CDS encoding CCA tRNA nucleotidyltransferase, encoding MTHTNHEQALKNPIFKTIAAAAKELNLDCYVIGGFVRDYLLDRGTAKDIDIVAIGSGIALAKKVASKLKGKPEVSVFKNFGTAMIKHDDIELEFVGARKESYHEDSRKPVVEDGSLEDDQKRRDFTINALAISLNETNYGTLLDPFNGIQDLADKIIKTPLAPGITYSDDPLRMMRAIRFATQLDFKIEEASLNAITENKDRIKIISKERIVDELHKILASKTPSLGFSLLHKTQLLGYILPELTALQGIEEIEGQRHKDNFWHTLEVVDNIAKNTDNVWLRWAALLHDIGKAPTKRFDKKIGWTFHSHEFIGSKMVYKLFKRLRMPLNDKMKFVQKMVLLSSRPIILSEDFATDSAVRRLIFDAGENIEDLMTLCEADITTKNPKKQKRYQNNFKLVRQKIVEVEERDHVRNFQPPISGEEIMETFNLKPSKEIGIIKEAIKEAILEGEILNEYDAAYQFMLKKGSEIGLSSTK